From Etheostoma cragini isolate CJK2018 chromosome 10, CSU_Ecrag_1.0, whole genome shotgun sequence, the proteins below share one genomic window:
- the hprt1 gene encoding hypoxanthine-guanine phosphoribosyltransferase, whose amino-acid sequence MATSSPCVVISDEEQGYDLDLFCIPKHYAGDLERVYIPHGLILDRTERLAKEIMKEMGGHHIVALCVLKGGYKFFADLLDYIKALNRNSDRSIPMTVDFIRLKSYYNDQSTGEIKVIGGDDLSTLTGKNVLIVEDIIDTGKTMQTLLQLLQQYNPKMVKVASLLVKRTPRSVGYRPDFVGFEVPDKFVVGYALDYNEYFRDLNHICVISETGKEKYKA is encoded by the exons ATGGCGACATCCAGCCCCTGTGTTGTG ATTAGTGATGAGGAGCAGGGGTATGACCTGGACCTTTTCTGCATACCAAAGCACTACGCCGGTGACCTGGAGAGGGTCTACATCCCACATGGACTCATCTTGGACAG GACAGAGAGGCTCGCCAAAGAGATCATGAAGGAAATGGGGGGGCACCACATCGTGGCCCTCTGTGTGCTCAAAGGGGGTTACAAGTTCTTTGCAGACCTGCTAGACTACATCAAGGCCCTGAACAGGAACAGTGACCGCTCCATCCCAATGACAGTGGACTTCATTCGCCTCAAAAGCTACTAT AACGACCAGTCGACGGGTGAAATCAAAGTAATCGGTGGAGATGACCTGTCTACACTGACGGGCAAG AATGTCCTGATTGTGGAG GATATCATCGACACTGGGAAGACAATGCAGACATTATTGCAGCTTCTCCAACAGTACAACCCCAAAATGGTTAAAGTAGCAAG TTTGTTGGTGAAGAGAACGCCAAGAAGTGTTGGCTACCGACCAGACT TTGTAGGATTCGAGGTGCCTGACAAATTTGTGGTGGGATACGCACTAGACTACAACGAGTACTTTAGAGATCTGAAT CATATCTGCGTCATTAGTGAAACGGGGAAGGAGAAGTACAAGGCATGA
- the phf6 gene encoding PHD finger protein 6, with protein MSGQRKGAAARLLKCAFCRANRDKECGQLLVSDSQKVAAHHKCMLFSSALVTSHSDSDNIGGFSIEDVKKEIKRGNKLMCTLCHRAGATIGCDVKTCRRTYHYYCALKDKAQIKENPSQGIYLVYCRKHRDASQVGIQDEEGAVASDSDSSPPQSRGRGRFEKGRAKVGARGQSEDTRSTSSQAVDEESSSHRDRSPLRASPADSGQRCGFCHAGEEENETRGMLHTDNSKKVAAHYRCMLFSSGTVQLTTTSRAEFGNFDVKTVIQEIKRGKRMKCTLCTQLGATIGCEIKACVKTYHYHCGLQDKAKYIENMARGIYKLYCKNHSGNEERDEEDEERENRSRLRAANNLEGTAVTQVNGN; from the exons ATGTCGGGACAGAGGAAAGGAGCAGCAGCACGGCTGCTTAAATGTGCCTTCTGCAGAGCCAACCGGGACAAGGAGTGCGGGCAGCTGCTAGTGTCTGACAGCCAGAAGGTGGCGGCCCACCATAAGTGCATG cttttctcCTCGGCCCTGGTCACATCCCACTCAGACAGCGACAACATTGGAGGATTTTCAATTGAGGATGTGAAAAAGGAGATCAAGAGGGGGAATAAATTG ATGTGTACTTTATGTCACCGGGCGGGTGCTACTATCGGCTGTGATGTGAAGACGTGCCGGAGGACGTATCACTATTACTGCGCTCTGAAGGACAAAGCCCAGATCAAAGAGAATCCCTCCCAAGGGATTTAcct TGTTTACTGTCGCAAACACCGGGATGCCTCTCAGGTTGGCATTCAAG ATGAAGAGGGCGCTGTGGCCAGTGATTCAGACTCCTCGCCGCCACAAAGTAGGGGCAGAGGAAGGTTCGAGAAGGGAAGGGCCAAGGTCGGAGCTCGTGGCCAATCAGAAGACACCCGCTCCACTTCCTCACAGGCTGTAGACGAGGAGAGTTCCTCCCAT CGGGACAGGTCACCTCTTCGGGCCAGCCCGGCCGACAGCGGCCAGCGCTGTGGCTTCTGTCATGCTGGTGAGGAAGAGAATGAAACGAGAGGCATGCTTCACACCGACAACTCCAAGAAAGTGGCGGCACACTACAGGTGCATG CTTTTTTCATCGGGGACGGTGCAGCTGACCACTACGTCACGGGCTGAATTTGGAAACTTCGACGTAAAAACAGTCATCCAGGAAATCAAGAGAGGGAAAAGAATG AAATGCACACTCTGCACTCAGTTGGGTGCTACGATTGGGTGTGAAATCAAAGCGTGTGTGAAGACCTACCACTATCACTGCGGCCTGCAGGACAAAGCCAAGTACATTGAAAACATGGCGCGTGGCATCTACAA gcTATACTGTAAGAATCACAGTGGCAACGAGGAGAGggatgaagaagatgaggaaCGTGAGAATCGCAGTAGACTGAGGGCGGCGAACAACCTTGAAGGAACAGCTGTAACGCAAGTGAATGGCAACTAG